The genomic window TGTATTGGCATGCAAGCTGCAGCTCCCAACCTAAAACCCTTTACAATTAACACAAACAAGCCTCTCTTTTTTCGTCCATGGCCACCAGGTATTGCTATCTAGTTCCTCTCACCTTTTGCTTCATAACTCAACAAAGGTTGTTCCAAAAATCAAAGCTTTTACACCCTCACCCATCAAAGTATCAAAGTTCCTAACTTTCTCTTACTTCTTAGCAATACGGATAGTTTTCTTCTTGTATATTTATATTCAAATGCTGCAATTTCAAATACTTCCGGTTCCATTCCTCTTCTTAGTTAGTTATTTAATTACTTCTGTTATGTATATTGCAACTCTTTCTGTGTGAATTGTTAAATGAAATTATTGATTTAGATTCATTCAATGCATTTGTGTGCGTAGGCGTTTGAGGGCATTCAAGCGATGGATGAGTTCCAATGGATTCGAATGGAGCAATGCGTTGGAGTTTGTTGACACCCCGGAAGAGGGAATATCTGTTAGAGCACTGTGCCAACTGAAGGAAGGTGATATTGTGGCTAAGATGCCGAAGGAGGCATGCCTCACTGTAAGGACTAGCGGTGCGCGCCAGATAATCGAAGATGCCGGTTTGGGCGGCTATTTGGGACTTGCAGTTGCCATCATGTATGAGAGGAGTTTGGGTGAAGAATCTCCTTGGGCAGGGTACCTTCAGGTCTTGCCCAAACAAGAGTGTGTGCCATTGGTTTGGACCCTCAATGAAGTCGATGAGCTTCTGCATGGAACCGAGCTTCATCAGGTATAAGACTTATAGACATCATGGCTTGAATTAAAATGGACCATGTGTAACTTGTAATTCTTTGCTACAATATATAATTTTGTCAAAATGGTAAAACGATACTGTGCTTTTGTTGTTtgctttttgctttttgtttgctaTGGCAGGGAGCCATTGAAAGAGAGTTTAAATGGTCGACTGGAGAATGATATGCATGTTTTATTGTGTATGATGCTGAGTTTTTGCTGAACTTATAAAGGAAATAAGTTCAAAGAATATCTGATAAATTAGTGGCATTTTTCTGGTGTTTAGAAATATCTCCCTGCTCTTTTTGTATCCAAATACATTGATGAAAGGATACACCAAAATGTGATAATAATCGATAAATGAGAATTGCCCGGGGGAGGGTGTTTAAACTATGATGCTTTTCTGTTCATGGAAATGTTCTGATCTCTTACAATTGTAGGCAGACGGTACAAGAAGACAAAGCTCTTATCTGTGACGActggaaagaaaatatttttcccCTATTGGATTCAGTGCCTTCAAGGCTTAACCCAACATTTTTTGGTATAGAACAATATTTTGCTGCAAAAAGTCTTATTTCTTCACGGGGTTTCGAGATAGATGATTTCCATGGTTTTGGTATGGTTCCCCTGGCAGACCTGTAAGTAAACTCTTATACCCTTGTTTCTTTAACATGCTTATTTCTATCATTTTCATTCAAAGATCTCAAAGATGCATGACAAGTCTTAGAGTCTAGTTTGTATGTCAATTTCAAGATGGTTTTGCTCCACTCCTGATTGAAGAAAGCTCGTTTTATGAGCTGTGCAGTCTATACCAAAGTAGCATGATTATGCCAAATGAGGCGTAGCATTTAAACCTTTTCAAGTATACTGCATACTGAGAATCCTTCTTTTTCATAAAGTAATGCATGTTTATTTGAATATATTAGAGAACATGGGCCTATTCTGTTTCTAATACTATATATTTTAGCGTGACAGACCAAGCAGACATTTATTTGCATGATCTTGACCTGGAGGCTTTTCATATTCTAATGGTGTTTGTACCGTCATGTGCTCCAGATTCAATCATAAAACAGGGGCCGAGGATGTGCATTTCACCGCCTCATCTAATTCTGTAGCTGATGATGATGTCGATGATGATAATAGTAACAATGATGAGGGCATTGCTGATGAAGAAGCATTGGCTGAGAAATCTTCCACAGATACAACTGATCTGGATGCTACTCATGTTGAGAATGGCAATGCTAGTGACACAGACTGTTTGTCGGATACAGGAGATGACGATCCTTCAATGCTGGAAATGATTGTGGTAAAAGATGTCAGCAGTGGAGCAGAGGTAAGAATTCTCCTCTTGTTTATGCAGCTTTTCTTAACTTCCTTGTGTGAGTTACTGATCACTTCTACAAGTCTTCACAGAAACCAGTATGTATAATCCCTCCAGTTCACAATATCTGTCAATTTAGTGATTTGCATGCTGATTAAGGAACTCAACTACTTTATAGTGTAAATGCTTCATTGTTTAACGTGTTTAAATTGTAAGGTAAAGGTGAAAAGTACTTATTAAATGTTATATTGAGACATGAGAATGAGTGAATGACAAATATATAAAACTAGAACATTTTTCTAAATGAATCGATAATATTAATTGGTGGAAATATTTTTGTTTACTTATATCCTTTGATGGTTTTGCATTCAATGACCTCCAATGTCACTATGCTACACTTGATTCAAAATATTATAGTTTCTTGATTATTGACCTCGTATGTTCACTTGATTATTGTCCTCTTTATCAGGTGTTTAATACTTATGGGTTGATGGGTAATGCTGCATTGCTTCATAGATATGGATTTACTGAGCAAGATAATCCGTATGACATTGTTAACATTGATTTGGAAATGGTGATTCAATGGTGCTCTTGTTTGTTTTCTGATCGGCACAGTAGGTCAAGGGTCTCCCTATGGAGAAGGTTAGGCTATTCTGCATGCGGTGACCAAAACTCGGAATATTTCGAGATTTCATTTGAAGGAGAACCACAGACTGAACTCATGGTTTTGTTGTATGTCATGCTGTTGCCAGATAATGCATACCATATGTTGGACCTTTCGCTATCGGTTGCCAGATCTGGGCATGAATCAAGCGATGCTAATCTGTTGGATGATAACATATTTGCAATCAAATCATGTAATGTGAGCAAGAGATCTCTGCTGACAAAAAAAGTACGTGATGGTTTGTTAGCACTTGCAGACATGAGGGAGGGTCTCTATGGTTTGGAACCAATAGAAGACGATATTGCGCGACTGGGAAAGTGTAGTTCGGTTAGAGAGAGGAAGTTGTATCATTCTTTGATGCTGCGCATGTGCGAAAGGAGGATCCTTCAGAGACTCAGACATTATGCTTCTGAGCCATTTGAAATCAATAATCATAGTTCTTCAAGGAAGAAGTTGAAGTCAACAAAGAGAAAAAGATAATTCTTTTATGTAGTCTTTTTTTCCAATGAGAATGATGCAATATCTATTCTCAAATTTTGCCTTGTTGATTAACCAATTTACCATTcaaaaaatcaattaattttgttatattagtCTTTTTTTTTGGTTATATTAGTCTTTGATGCTCTCTAGTAGAGAGAGAGTACAAACCAAGAGCCCAACAAAAACTTAGAGAAATGAAGATGATATCTGGGTTTTTGTATCTTGTTTATTTTCTCCCTTTGTACTTGAATGTTGGATACTAgaagtttaaaaattaaaatacaaaatacgaAGTTTCTAGTTCTAGTtctagaataataaaagaaagtttATGATTCAAATTGAAATTGTGTTTTTATTAGAACATATATGAAGCTTGCTGTTTAACCGTTCTATTGACCCGATGAATATGCTACTCCATTCAATAGTATTTGTTATTTAGATAGCCAATATTAATTAAGCTATATAGGACCATGAGATGATTTAAGTCCATTGTTATGTCACCTTTTCCCTTTCTATTGTCTAGATTCATATGCCCATATAAGTAAATTTAACACCACGTTCAGATTTTGCAACAAAACCAaggtttattgttattatttcagGGATAAACACCCAATCTGATTTCTGTTTATTTCTAAATTCATATGACCATTGTGGAGGAATAACACGTCTCCTGACTCACTAAGGGGTTAAGGAAGATTATTGTGGAGAGCGACTCACAAACGGCAATATCCATGATAAGATCTAAGCAAACTATCAGAAACAGTAACCATTGGAAAACAAAGACCTGGgacattttttttgtatatattcaTAGAGAAGACAATAAATATGCAGATTGCTTAAACTGTAAAAGTTTAGATCTTGatttagcctttttcttttggaaTTTACTTTTTAGAGAGGTGAAGAATGTTCTTGTTGATGATGAAAAAGGAATCTCCTTGTCCTGTATAGTTTATAATTAGGTCTTTTTTGAGCGCTAGCCCTGTCTTTTTACCAAAATAAAAAACACGTCTCCTAACTTTATAATTAAGACAACGTGACTCTTCCATTAAAAATTTCGACTCATCAAATACTAACAATATAAGCACTCAATGACCAACCACCACCATCTGCACCACTAAGCTTCGCTACTTCTATTGTGTAATCATACCACATTATTATTACTATCTCTTCTACTAGACTTCCACCGCTAACCCCATCACCATCAATATCTCCCTTTTtccattctttttcttctcacACCCTCTGGAAAATAATGTCACCATTTTCTTATCTCATTTCTCATTGGATACCATTTTGTCTATTCCAAAACAATTTTCATACTGtacttacttttttttttggtggCATTATTCTCAACAATAGTCTTTGTTTACCATACCATTACTAGTGAAGGATAATTTTCCAAAAACATAAACAGATTAATAATTTGTAGGGCTTAAAATTCTCCTCTTACAAATAAAACGCTGCTAAATTAAGTTCAAATAGCATTTGATGGAGTTTTTAAtagaaggaaaagtataggtaacaaaCAAGATTTTTGTTAAGGGTCGCGTTATCCTTCGAATAAATGGATAGTGATCAAATAtggtgtttatttttattttacacaAACAAAGAACATAAAGAGAAGAGTGAAAGGGAATATAAATATGGCTTTGAAGGAGACATTCTACATATCACATGGATCACCAGAACTGGAAATAGAAGATTCAGTTCCAGCATGGAAGTTCTTGAAATCATGGAAGGAGTTTCCCAATAGACCCTCTACCATTCTTATGGTACCTGGTCAGCGGGACAACAGTCAATGTTGTTCATGGTCACAATGATTCCATCTATTACTTCTATGGCTTCCCCATGGTCATGAACATGTTTGTTTCGCTGCATACATTTGTTTTCCAGAATAGGATAAGACAAGATATTGAAAACAACATACAAAGAATTCAGAgacataaaattttatatttttgtattctgtttagtaataaactaaaataaattataaaaatttaatttgttcttattttttttcattaaaaaaaatttagaaaaatataataataaaaagtataattataaaaaattaataaaaataataaaaaataaattgtatttttTGTTAGTATCTTTATGTCCTTCCtatcaggatggacacaaaatatgaAAATACGCTAATTCAATGTCTCTATTCATATTTCATTTATCAAACATAATTTTATGTCTTTGTGTCCATCTCTCAATATCTCGTTCTTGTAAACAAACGCAACCTTTTATATTTTACTCCATCAACTTTCTCTTTTTCGATTTCGGAGTTATGTTATTTATATTCATTTAGTGTGAGATACTGTGTCGACTCACAACAAGATTTGAATAGGTGTGAATCTTGTTAGTATTTCATTTAAGCAAAAGTATAGAATACCAATATATTATCTGTCAATTTATTGCCAAcaataattaaaatgaaaaacaCTTTCACTAGAAGACATGTATAAAGGGACATATTCAAAAAACACATCtataaagacatttttattagacacaaaaaaaaaatatttctattaGATACATCCTTACTTTCATTAAACACAACCATAAGCAAGAGTTGACAAAAGTTGATAGAATCCTGGTTGGTTACATAGTAAAATTGTTCATTTAATAGAAAAGAAGTTGAGTCGGTCAAATATTCAATATCAAAAGTATAAttatctctctctctttcttttttttttttgtattttatgtatttttttaacaATGAATGTCATTACTAATCATCTTGTGTGCATATGCTTGATTTGTTCATTGCAAGTCTTATACTACAAAGTCTACAAAGCATATATGTAACTTTTTAATCACTATCATTACTAATCTCGAAATGGTGGTCTATAGGTGATCATTATATAGTCCTTATCCATATGATATAATAATAAAGAAGGAAGACTATTTGAATGTGTGAATTAGTTTTACAAACTTGATTTTGTATGAAGTGAAAAATAAAGATCAATATCATTTCTCTTTGTCATGGGTTTGCAAACTAGTTATTTTTCGGTGCAAGTTTATGCAATTTATATGACACCATCAACAATCTGTATCCTGATTTAATTTGGACACTATCATCTTTGATATTATAATCAATCTGTAAGTAAATAGCAAATGGACCTATTGTGATGATGTTCAATTCCTGTCTCCAAAAGAACACTAaacaaatgtaaaaaaaaaaaagggtgtggATATCTTCAAATTTCCAACAATATTTTAAACTTAATTCCCTTTCATGACAAGCTCAACTATCCAGCAGCAGGGGATCCACATGTGCCAAAGAAGGTGAAGGAACTTCTCCAAGCGTCGGGGTTCTGCGCCGCGTCGACGAGGATAGAAGGCATGGCCTGGACCTCTTCGCATCTGTTCCCCTTATGTTGATGTACTCTGAAGCTGATATACAAATATGGAACTTACCACTATGAATTGGGGAAAGCATTGACTCCTCTTATGGATGAAGGTGTTCTTATCATTGGATCTAGCAGTGAAACTCATAATTTGAGAGCCATTGGACCTCGCAACAGCCCTCCAGCCCCTTGGGCTCTTGAAAATTTGATTCTTGGTTGAGGAATTCTGTTGTTCAAGGGAAGTAACTTAGTCTTCTATCTTTTGATCTGTTTTCTACGTTCATGGTGATTGATATTTCATGTGTATATACGGGCATGATGATGAAAAACAAGAATAcaataatcaaaagaaaaattTGCAAAAATTAGATTTCTAGAATTGTTACAAAAATGTTATGGATCGTGTACAAGGTGTCACTTGGACGGGTTGATGAATCGGATCGGGAAGCTGTCGGTCTTGACGATGGCACGACCGCACGATCAGACTTTAGGAGTGCCCGGGTTATGGTACCTATAAAGACACTCCAATGTCTAAGTCAAAGAGTTAATGAGGTAGGATTTATGTGTTTAGGCGAAATTAAATCATACTTGGGATAGTGGTTGGGCTAAACcttggttatcttatcttatgaTGTGGTCCCACTTTCTGAGGTTTTAGCAGGTTTGTTGGAGTTGCCTCGATTGGGTCAAATTGTGGAGGGCCCATGGAACCTGGGAGATTGAGTCCATAACAGTTGCCCTGGAGCATCACTCATTGGTCGGAGTCTTGATGCTGATGGTCTAGCTTGCTTTGAGTTCGTTGGATCGTGTGGTCATCAAGGTTGAATGGACGAGTGGGCTTTGTGTTCTGTCCGTTATGTTTCTCGAGAAAATGACCATTTTGCAGCTTTCAAGGCACCATTAAATGCGCACAGTGGAGAGGGGGAGAGGGATTTTCCATGCTTTTTCCCTTTTTACCTTTTTGTTGTGATTTCTCCTTCTTGTTCTTGCCCTTTTATATTTTACGGGGGGTTTATCTTTTGGTTTTGGGTCCTTTTTtctgctattttttttttatatatttcttCTATGATGTGTTTTCTCTGGGTTGCATTTCCTCCTTTCAGGTTTCGTTTGGCTTTTTCGGTCGCCGTGTTTGTTCTGTGATTTTTTTATCGTCATCTTCTTTCGTTCTTCTTCACAAAAGGTGTGTGCTTTTTCTGTTCTTTATTTGttgttttagttatgctttaTTAATTTGCCTTTACCTTTGTGTTCCTTTAGTTATTGCTGCGTTTGGCTAGCCTTAGATTTTTCTTTTGGTAGTGATCCTTTTGCTGTGTGATAGTAGTAAGTGGTTCCCCCTATGTATGATAGTAGGGGGGATGGTGCCACTATTTTAGTGTAGTTTAGCATATTAGGGGCTTGATTGCATGTTTGAATTTTCGGAGAGTGGGTTAACAGTGGTACCCTCTTTATTATAGGCATGGCGAGGAGGAGGCCCGATCAGGGTGCTAGGGTGCCCGTTTACTCGGTGGGAGGCGTCCAATGATTACTGCTGGGTTACGTTTGATGTGATGGGTACTTCTTCTTGACTGATGGAGGAGGATCTTTAGAAGCTGCACGACGAGGGTGTGATTTGTGGGGCGGCGAAGTGGAGCGCCAATACGAGTTGGTGCTTTTTGGAAAAGATGAGTGGGTTTGCTATATCAACCTTGATCCCCCAGAGTCACCGATTGGACGTGGGTTTATAAACCCTTATTCACGAAATTGGGGGTTCAGTTCGCTTTCTTTGAGTTCGTCCAGGCCCTTCTGAACTGATGTTCGGTAGTTTCGTCTCAACTGCATCCAAACAATTGGgtggtgatgacatgtcaccatgtcatgtttttctatgctttttcatataagaaattgataattagtgcttaaatattgcattcttttgtacttaatggtatatttctttgatcttttgattttataaactttgtaggaaataagaagaaaaagaaacaaaaaagcacaaaataagctaaaaggaagaaaagaggaattttggcacacttttgaagtttgggcacgctttggaccttaggccacgctttaaaaagtgTGGCCCATGAAAATAAAGCGTGGCGCTCAACCAAGGAAGGCACACATCAAGAACCAAGGAATGCTCAATCAAGTGAGCATTTGCGTGCGCTTCAGCAAGGGAAGCAAGGCCAAGATAAGGCTGGTGCTCAATTAAGTGAGCACTATGCTCACTCTAGTGAGCATTTTCGGGCTTTTTGACAGCATGACCATGcttccttcaaagggccataacttgagctacagatgtccaattgatgtgcttccagttgcgttggaaagctgacattcagagtcTTCCAATGATATATAGCAATTTATATTTGGCACAAAATTGAAGtacaagtgataggcatctttaaggcccaaaaactaACCAAGcagtgtggtgcacgaaattgtgatctcaggcaacggcgctaaaaaactttgtacgcacgtcttaataaatcgtttttcattcacaacttcgat from Arachis ipaensis cultivar K30076 chromosome B09, Araip1.1, whole genome shotgun sequence includes these protein-coding regions:
- the LOC107616667 gene encoding ribosomal lysine N-methyltransferase 3 isoform X1 — its product is MATRRLRAFKRWMSSNGFEWSNALEFVDTPEEGISVRALCQLKEGDIVAKMPKEACLTVRTSGARQIIEDAGLGGYLGLAVAIMYERSLGEESPWAGYLQVLPKQECVPLVWTLNEVDELLHGTELHQTVQEDKALICDDWKENIFPLLDSVPSRLNPTFFGIEQYFAAKSLISSRGFEIDDFHGFGMVPLADLFNHKTGAEDVHFTASSNSVADDDVDDDNSNNDEGIADEEALAEKSSTDTTDLDATHVENGNASDTDCLSDTGDDDPSMLEMIVVKDVSSGAEVFNTYGLMGNAALLHRYGFTEQDNPYDIVNIDLEMVIQWCSCLFSDRHSRSRVSLWRRLGYSACGDQNSEYFEISFEGEPQTELMVLLYVMLLPDNAYHMLDLSLSVARSGHESSDANLLDDNIFAIKSCNVSKRSLLTKKVRDGLLALADMREGLYGLEPIEDDIARLGKCSSVRERKLYHSLMLRMCERRILQRLRHYASEPFEINNHSSSRKKLKSTKRKR
- the LOC107616667 gene encoding N-lysine methyltransferase setd6 isoform X2, which translates into the protein MPVWAAIWDLQLPSCMRGVWVKNLLGQGTFRSCPNKSVCHWFGPSMKSMSFCMEPSFIRQTVQEDKALICDDWKENIFPLLDSVPSRLNPTFFGIEQYFAAKSLISSRGFEIDDFHGFGMVPLADLFNHKTGAEDVHFTASSNSVADDDVDDDNSNNDEGIADEEALAEKSSTDTTDLDATHVENGNASDTDCLSDTGDDDPSMLEMIVVKDVSSGAEVFNTYGLMGNAALLHRYGFTEQDNPYDIVNIDLEMVIQWCSCLFSDRHSRSRVSLWRRLGYSACGDQNSEYFEISFEGEPQTELMVLLYVMLLPDNAYHMLDLSLSVARSGHESSDANLLDDNIFAIKSCNVSKRSLLTKKVRDGLLALADMREGLYGLEPIEDDIARLGKCSSVRERKLYHSLMLRMCERRILQRLRHYASEPFEINNHSSSRKKLKSTKRKR